Genomic DNA from Desulfuromonas versatilis:
GGACGTTGAACAGCTTCTCGAGAATCTGCCGGGTGAAGTCGGCATCCTTCTGCTGCAGCTCCTCCTGGATGTCCTTGGTGAAGCGCTGGAACTCTTTGAGCTTCTGCTGATAGTCACGCTCCTTGGCGGCGCGGGCGTCCTCGGAGAGCAGCACAGCCTGTTTCTCGAGCTCCTCCTTGAGCTTCTTGATCTCCTTCTGCCGGGAGTCGACGGTACCTTCGTATTCCTTGACCTTGCCGGCAATCTTCTCCTTGGCCTCCTTGCCGGCCTGGGAAAGATTCAGGGCCTTCTGCAGATCGACATAGCCGATTTTGCCATCAGCCCCGAAGGCGGGACCAGCCATCAGGAACGCCGCTGCCACAGCCAAAACGAAAAAACGCTTCATTGCCATCTCCTTCTTGGGTCTATGAATTATCGCTAAAAGAACTTGCCGATGGAAAACTCAAACTTGCTGCGGTCCTCGTCCTCGCGGGGATCGAGGTTGTAGCCCCACTCCAGCCGCAGGGGCCCCATGGGGCTGAACCAGCGGATCCCGGTGCCGACACTGTAGCGCATTTCGGAAAAATATTCCTGGTCTTCCGACCATGCGTTGCCGGCATCAAAGAAGAGAAGCCCCTTCACCCCCATTTCCTTGACCAGGGGGAAAGTGTACTCGAGGTTGAAAATCGCCTCCTTGGTCCCGCCTATGAATTCGAAATCGTCTACGAGCACGGTCTCGATGTTCCCGGTGTTGGGGTTGACCTGCTGGCTGGTGCGGCGCACCCGCGGCCCGACCTCCCGCGAATTGAAGCCGCGCAGGGTATTGATGCCCCCGAGGAAGAAACGCTCGTCAATGGGAATTTCCTGCCCCCCGATGCGCTGCACGTACCCAAGCTGGCCGTGCATCGAGAAGACGGTCCCCCACTTGAAGGGGAAGAAGTGTCGATAGTCGAGGATGTACTTGCTGAACTTCTCCGAGCCGCCGAGGCCGGCGAATTCGACGGACCCCTCCGCCACGTACCCGGTAGTCGGGTCGAGCCGGTAGTCGGTGGTGTTGCGGGTCAAGGAGCTGTAAATGGACGAGAGCGTCGAGGTTCCCTCCTGTTCGCGAATGAACAGCGAGGCGTCGTCATCGACATCCATGATCTCCTTCTCTTCGTAGCGATAGATGAAGAAGGCACGGTTGTACTCACCGACAGGAAAGCCGAGCTTCACGTCGCCGCCGGTGGTCCGCTTGGTGAAGTCGCTCCACTCTCGCTCGGTCTTGTAGACATCAAAGCCGAGGGAGAGGTTCTTGTCGAGGAAATAGGGGTCGAGCAGGCCGATCTGGTAAGTCGTACTGCTGCTGCCGAAGGCCCCGGAGAGATTGAGCTTGAGTGCCCGGCCGAGGAAGTTCTCCTGGGTAATGGAGCCCTGGCCGATGACGCCGTCTACGGAAGAATAGCCGAAACCGAGGCTGAAGGTGCCGGTGGGGCGCTCTTTGACCTCGACGTTGACGTCCATGTGGGCTTCGTCGGAGCCGCGCGCGGTGGAGATGTTGACCTCCTCGAAAAAACCGAGGTTGTTGACCTTGCGCCGGCTGTCCTTGAGCTTGGTCGCGCTGTACAGGTCGCCTTCGTCGAGTTTCATCTCGCGGCGGATGACCTTGTCGCGGGTCTTGGTGTTGCCGCTGATCTGGATCCTTTCGATGTGGACCTTGATCCCCTGTTCGATGTCGAACTTGAGGTTGACCAGCTTCTTTTCCGGTTCGATGTTGGTCAGCGGAGAAACGTTGACGTAGGCATATCCCTGGTCGGCATAGAGATCGTTGACCGCGAACACGTCTGCCCGCAGCTGCTTGCGGCTGAACACATCACCGGGCCGCAGCAATACCAGCTCCAGGATCTCCTCGCGGCTTTTGAGCAGGTCACCCTGGACCTCGACCTCGCCAACCCGAAACTGCTCCCCCTCCTCGACCTCGATGAGGATATTCAGGTACTTGCCGTCTTCGGTGGGCGTGACCACGGGCTGCCTGACCTT
This window encodes:
- a CDS encoding OmpH family outer membrane protein — protein: MKRFFVLAVAAAFLMAGPAFGADGKIGYVDLQKALNLSQAGKEAKEKIAGKVKEYEGTVDSRQKEIKKLKEELEKQAVLLSEDARAAKERDYQQKLKEFQRFTKDIQEELQQKDADFTRQILEKLFNVLKDLGKKEGYAMVLEKTESSVLYADDSVDLTDQLIKAYDAQYQKEKGN
- the bamA gene encoding outer membrane protein assembly factor BamA, which codes for MLMRVLAALVLLFFPAAALAQTYQLSEVVIEGNRRVETSAIRSVLQAAPGKTISLDEIDTDIRAIFKLGRFEDVKAEIRQQDAAVTLVYRLAERPLVRKVEFTGNKELSTDKLKPLSALKTPDIYNPSVVDKSVKAIKAAYLEEGFYSAEITPKVEIDDQNEASVTFEIKEGDKVLVDRIDFEGNKVFTDKELAKVMVTKERWFLSWLTGRGTYQEEVVQNDLEIIADQYYNQGYVQVKVRQPVVTPTEDGKYLNILIEVEEGEQFRVGEVEVQGDLLKSREEILELVLLRPGDVFSRKQLRADVFAVNDLYADQGYAYVNVSPLTNIEPEKKLVNLKFDIEQGIKVHIERIQISGNTKTRDKVIRREMKLDEGDLYSATKLKDSRRKVNNLGFFEEVNISTARGSDEAHMDVNVEVKERPTGTFSLGFGYSSVDGVIGQGSITQENFLGRALKLNLSGAFGSSSTTYQIGLLDPYFLDKNLSLGFDVYKTEREWSDFTKRTTGGDVKLGFPVGEYNRAFFIYRYEEKEIMDVDDDASLFIREQEGTSTLSSIYSSLTRNTTDYRLDPTTGYVAEGSVEFAGLGGSEKFSKYILDYRHFFPFKWGTVFSMHGQLGYVQRIGGQEIPIDERFFLGGINTLRGFNSREVGPRVRRTSQQVNPNTGNIETVLVDDFEFIGGTKEAIFNLEYTFPLVKEMGVKGLLFFDAGNAWSEDQEYFSEMRYSVGTGIRWFSPMGPLRLEWGYNLDPREDEDRSKFEFSIGKFF